TCGGTGATAATGGGTATCAATAAATGCGGAATGCCGTTATAAACATTTAACTCTACTCTTTTTGGATCAAGCATTAGAAATTTTACTTTTTCTGGACTTAATTTATAAAGAATGCTTAAAATTATATTATTAATGCATACACTTTTCCCTGAACCGGTAGCTCCGGCAATTAATAAATGAGGGAGTTCGGTTAAGTCTGAGATGATGGGTTTGCCTCCAATATCTATTCCCAAAGCGATGGGTAATTTATATTTTCCGCTTTGATATTCGTTGCTTTGTAATATTTCTTTTAAGTAAACATTGATTCTTTTAGAGTTAGGAACTTCGATCCCCACAGCGTTTTTACCGGGTATCGGTGCTTCTATTCTAACCGAGGCTACGGCAAAAGATAAAGCAATATCATTGCTCAAATTGGTTATCTTAGATATTTTAACACCTGGTGCTGGATGAATTTCGTATCGGGTAATGGTGGGTCCCTGGATAACCCCTACGACTTTTGCGCTAATACCAAAATTAGTGAAGGTCTTCTCGAGTGTCTTTACATTTTCCTCAATATTTACTTTTGTATCCGTTTTTTCTTCAGCGTATGGACCAGATAATAGTGATAAAGGTGGGGTTTGATAACTTTCTATTTTAGATTCTTGTTTAGATATCCGGTAATCTCTGTCCAAGGGAATTTCTTCTTCTTTTTCCAATTTTTTTTCTTTAGCTCTGCTTTTTTTTATATTAAATAATTTTTGAGTTATTTTAGTATTTTCGTATTCTTGATAATCGGGTACTTCTTTGCGTTTTGAAATATTCTTAATTTTTGCCAAGTTATTTTTTAAAGTAGGATAAATATTATTTGATATAATCTTTATCCTACTCCCTAAGTGCTTAAATACGGAAAAATAGGATATTTCAGTAATGAATAAGGTAGATATTAAGCTAAGAGATATCAAAACAAGATAAGCGCCTTTTATTCCAAAGTAAAGGAATAATGAATTGGCTAAATAATAACCTAATAGACCTCCACCGGCCCCTCTCATTGATAAGGTGTAAGAATTATCCAGTATGAGTAATTTTATATGG
The genomic region above belongs to Candidatus Atribacteria bacterium and contains:
- a CDS encoding DNA translocase FtsK, translated to MFIIFLIFIHIKLLILDNSYTLSMRGAGGGLLGYYLANSLFLYFGIKGAYLVLISLSLISTLFITEISYFSVFKHLGSRIKIISNNIYPTLKNNLAKIKNISKRKEVPDYQEYENTKITQKLFNIKKSRAKEKKLEKEEEIPLDRDYRISKQESKIESYQTPPLSLLSGPYAEEKTDTKVNIEENVKTLEKTFTNFGISAKVVGVIQGPTITRYEIHPAPGVKISKITNLSNDIALSFAVASVRIEAPIPGKNAVGIEVPNSKRINVYLKEILQSNEYQSGKYKLPIALGIDIGGKPIISDLTELPHLLIAGATGSGKSVCINNIILSILYKLSPEKVKFLMLDPKRVELNVYNGIPHLLIPIITDASQAIKVLNWSISEMEKRFKMFAEVGVRNLEGYNEYVKNVNNDIEPLPYIIIVIDELADLMLSSPVKVEESLCRLAQMTRATGIHLIIATQRPSVDIITGSIKVNFPSRVAFAVSTQVDSRTILDVNGAEKLLGNGDMLFSPVGASKPIRAQGAFVVEKEIRKVVSFLMKYSPSPEYEQEVLEYKKGKDLLQENEEDEEDELFNEAVSIIINNKQASISILQRKLRIGYTRAARLIDVMEERGIVGPYDGRNPRKILISNEEYLNKFEQ